CCGGTGATATCCAACAcaagtttgttgttgtttaagattcgctacttggaacaaaaagttcaaagtagcacgggctatggtgagctggtAGTGGACTTATCCAGCACAAGCAGGTAAgggaaaccttgacacaaactgcatctatcataaagaagaatcaCCACCATTGACCTCCAATTGCTCACAtcgagtctaactctaagaaacaacactcaagccttggcgCGTATCCCGCCATCTCCACTCGTGCCGTCACCCGGAGGAAAAAACTTTAAgacactgcacctatcataaagaacatgaagcctcaccagtgtccacagtgtgggaaggtattcacccgtcttGGACTTAaggagactcacatgttagtgcattcaagggtaaaacctcatgagtgtccagagtgtgggaaggcattcagtcagcgtggaaatATGAGGACGcacttgttagtgcattcaggtatcAAACCCCATGAGTGTGCACAGTGTGGGAAGGCATTCACGCGTCCTCAAcagatgaagactcacatgttagtgcattcaggtgtcaAAACTCATGAGTGTCCACAATGTGGGAAGGTATTCGCTCATCTAGGAAGTATGAAGAGGcacttgttagtgcattcaggtgtcaaacctcatgagtgtccacagtgtgggaagacattcagtcagcgtggacatATGAGGACGCACTTGTTAGTTCATTCAGGTGTCAAACTTCATGAGTGTAcacagtgtgggaaggtattcacccgtccagAACATATGAAgattcacatgttagtgcattcaggtgataaatctcatgagtgtccagagtgtgggaagagattcagtcgtcttgaaaatatgaagactcacaggatgattcatgcggatgagagaccttttgaatgtgccgAGTGTTACAAAAAATTTAGAACACGTGGAAGTATGATAAAGcacttgttagtgcattcgggtgataaacctcatgagtgtccagagtgtgggaagaaattcactcagcttggacatatgaagaggcacaagatggtACATGCAGATGATAGGCTAGACAttttgagtgtggaagataattaagagacTGTTGAAGGctaatgaggcacataatggtatattaacttacctTTAAGCTGActgtgtgctatcacaatgtcagttggatgtcctTCAGAGGTAATTATGTTATACTGTATTTTATTTGATAAATACACTTCAAAATGACAAGATCTAAAAGacgttttattatattatttttatgaaATGTTCTTCGTAGACCAAGCAAGGACTAGAGAAGCTGTCATTAGAAAAACAAAAAAGTGCGTATAAGTaaagaaatatctctttagtttagcagAGATAAAACAGCTTTATatgtgtttttcttcatatttatgtaaataatgatgTGCTTTCTATTTTTGTTctctggaaatttatttaaaatgtaatatactctgtagcttagTTATGGACattatatttttaatattatttgGCACTGGAGCTGGTGAAGATAAGTCTGAGATATACTTAAGATGAGATCATTTTACTTTaaatactacgggctcaccatagcccgtgttatttggaactttttgttccaagtagcgaatttttaacaacaacaacaacaacaattttaTTGGTAGGGAAATGTGTATTAATCAAGAAATtagctcatcagattcatatgcaaactgatattcatttttaattttttgtttttgctTATTTATGAGTTCTACTTTTGATTTGAAATGTGTTACTCAAGAGTTTATTGTAGGCATACTAGCATTTATATCTGTCAGTCAAAAATTTATACTCTAGCCtagctttatcagttatgctgtaattgccttgaaatatattttaactgatttacctgagggccactaaccctagtggcctcgacaaggacaggaagctggtggcttgtcaaaggtatccccatttgccatgatgatcttttccaggtatactttgaaattcagcacagttatAGCAGTTACAGTTGCAGAAGGTAGGAGGCAACATGAGTCagtaaccctatgggtgaaaaagcttgactggaagttatattagtctgactggcaattatattagcatgactggCAATTAAATTAGCATGACTGGCAAATATATTAAcatgactggcaattatattatcttcactggcaattatattatgactttgtatttattatttatttatttatatatatacatacaagaaggtacattgggtttatgagagtacaaagCAATGAAGAtttcacattcttgtaaagccagtaACAGGCATAGCATTTTGGGTAGGTCCCTAATCTAACAGTTAATTTTAAGgaagtaatttctagcaaaagtgaaaaaatgttaccaggtatattgtaagaaaattaaaaaaaagataAGTAGAtatattaaagtaaaatttgagtaTTATCAATAGGTACATCATAGGATAATTTGAGGATTGTTTCAAGGTATAATGCATTAGagtatgcattcaatataacaacccTGACATAAGATGATAGAAATGATTACAATGGTGAGGTTTTATGGTTTGGGAACTTATAATGGAGGATTGGGTAGCAcaggatacagtgtgagtttaaaGCACTAAATAGGAAACTAAAAAGATGAAataaggtactttttggttttatttttgaataaggcaaaagtttgacaactTTTCAATTCATTACAACTGTAATGAATTACAATGTTCATTACACTGTTGGTATTCTTTCTAAGatgagatattatgtacctcgccctgccctggtgatgatCTATTACTctttcatctatccttatctctatggtatttgtgcttggggttctactacccaaaatcatctatgtcctctaattactcaacacaaagctgctattagaacaatatcaaaaTCTGGCCCagtcagcactcggtaccctgagttaaatctttgaatatattAGATATAAAGTCACTgcacacctatatatatatgcacatcatTGCACATGTGTActcaatatatttaaaactctgaactgtaatgtcaatctagACCTCAAATGC
This genomic stretch from Procambarus clarkii isolate CNS0578487 chromosome 5, FALCON_Pclarkii_2.0, whole genome shotgun sequence harbors:
- the LOC138351893 gene encoding zinc finger protein 98-like; protein product: MKPHQCPQCGKVFTRLGLKETHMLVHSRVKPHECPECGKAFSQRGNMRTHLLVHSGIKPHECAQCGKAFTRPQQMKTHMLVHSGVKTHECPQCGKVFAHLGSMKRHLLVHSGVKPHECPQCGKTFSQRGHMRTHLLVHSGVKLHECTQCGKVFTRPEHMKIHMLVHSGDKSHECPECGKRFSRLENMKTHRMIHADERPFECAECYKKFRTRGSMIKHLLVHSGDKPHECPECGKKFTQLGHMKRHKMVHADDRLDILSVEDN